Proteins from one Mobula birostris isolate sMobBir1 chromosome 10, sMobBir1.hap1, whole genome shotgun sequence genomic window:
- the LOC140204162 gene encoding protein sprouty homolog 2 has product MEAPAHVESPLSLQLAHDRGRLRIDPDPGEMQAPVLSIDQIRAIRANNDYVERPMVLSAKVATSSPSSTAQKWERTTELSLGVELRSSTQLHQQVQQHLSRSTSTVSSASRSSTTSEQRLLVSVSSSPSAQGIVRAQPKADLKPDFNKTLGGEDWSQHSLRCEECGKCKCGSCTAPRTLPSCWLCDQRCLCSFQSALDYGTCVCCVKGLFYHCSNDDEDNCADNPCSCSQGHCCARWTAMSLISIFLPCLWCYLPAKGCLRVCQGCYDGVKRPGCRCKNSNTVCRKVSKAPCPKTFEKPL; this is encoded by the coding sequence ATGGAAGCCCCAGCGCACGTGgagtcccccctctctctccagctCGCTCACGACAGGGGACGACTGCGGATTGATCCTGACCCGGGAGAGATGCAGGCTCCGGTGCTCTCCATCGATCAGATCCGGGCCATCCGAGCCAACAACGACTACGTGGAAAGGCCCATGGTCCTCAGTGCGAAGGTCGCGACCAGCAGCCCGTCTAGCACGGCGCAGAAGTGGGAACGGACAACGGAGCTGAGCCTGGGCGTGGAACTACGCTCCTCGACTCAGCTCCATCAGCAGGTGCAGCAACACTTGAGCAGATCTACCAGTACTGTCAGTTCAGCGTCCCGCAGCAGCACCACCTCCGAACAGAGACTGCTGGTTAGCGTGAGCTCATCCCCTTCTGCCCAAGGAATTGTCAGGGCACAGCCCAAGGCTGACCTCAAACCCGACTTTAACAAGACTCTGGGCGGCGAGGATTGGAGCCAACACTCACTGCGGTGCGAGGAATGCGGGAAGTGCAAGTGCGGCTCCTGCACAGCCCCGAGGACTCTGCCTTCGTGCTGGCTCTGTGACCAGAGGTGCCTTTGCTCATTCCAGAGCGCCCTAGATTACGGCACGTGTGTATGTTGTGTCAAGGGCCTCTTCTACCATTGTTCAAACGACGACGAGGACAACTGTGCGGACAATCCGTGCTCCTGCAGCCAAGGCCATTGCTGCGCTCGTTGGACCGCCATGAGCCTCATCTCCATCTTCTTGCCCTGCTTATGGTGCTATTTGCCGGCTAAAGGATGCCTCCGGGTCTGCCAGGGATGTTATGACGGCGTCAAGAGGCCGGGCTGCAGGTGCAAGAACTCCAATACCGTGTGCAGGAAGGTTTCGAAGGCACCTTGTCCTAAAACCTTCGAGAAACCCTTATGA